GCCGCGCCGTAGCGCACCCGCCACAGCCAGCCATCGCGGTGATCGAGCACCATCAGCACCATCGACAGCGCGAGATAGAAGATCAGCCGCAGGGTGCCTGCGACCGACGTGCTGAACAGGGGCGAAGACTCCTGGCCCATCACATCAACCCTGAAAGATGGCGGTAGCGCCCGAGATCAACCGGGCGCGTGCCCGTGCCAGCCATCAAGGCCTCCGGCGCGACGCGGCGGAGGCCCGGACATGCCCCTGCCACGGGGCGCGCGCTCATTCCGGCGCGAAGAAGTCGCTGCCGTGCTGGTCGATCAGTTCCAGCGCCTTGCCGCCGCCACGCGCGACGCAGGTGAGCGGATCGTCCGCCACCTGCACGTGCAGGCCGGTTTCCTCCGACAGCAGCCGATCGAGGTCACGCAGCAGCGCACCGCCGCCGGTGAGCACGATGCCGCGCTCGGCCACGTCCGAGCACAGCTCGGGCGGAGTCTGCTCCAGCGCGGACTTCACCGCCGCCACGATGCCGGCCAGCGGTTCGTGCAGCGCTTCGAGGATCTCGTTGGAGTTGATCGTGAACATGCGCGGCACACCCTCGGCGAGGTTGCGGCCGGAGATCTCGATCTCCTTCACGTCGGCCTGCGGGAAGGCGCAGCCGATCTCCAGCTTGATCCGCTCGGCGGTGGATTCGCCGATCAGCGTGCCGTGGTTGCGGCGCACGTAGTTGATGATGGCCTCGTCGAAGCGGTCGCCGCCGACACGCACCGACTGCGAGTAAACGATGCCGTTGAGCGAGATCACCGCCACTTCGGAGGTGCCGCCACCGATGTCCAGCACCATCGAGCCGCGTGCCTCGTGCACCGGAATGCCGGCACCGATCGCGGCAGCCATCGGCTCCTCGATCAGGAACACGTCGCGGGCGCCGGCGCCTTCGGCCGATTCCTTGATCGCGCGACGCTCGACCTGGGTCGAGCCGCACGGCACGCAGACCAGCACGCGAGGGCTGGGGCGCAGCATCCGCGATTTGTGCACCTGGCGGATGAAGTGCTGCAACATCGCCTCGGTCATGGTGAAGTCGGCGATCACGCCGTCCTTCATCGGGCGCACCGTGGCGATGTTGCCCGGGGTACGACCCAGCATGCGCTTGGCATCGCCGCCTACCGCAGCCACCGCACGGGGGCCGCCCGGGCCGCGTTCCTGGCGGATCGCCACCACCGAGGGCTCATTCAGGATGATGCCCTGCCCACGCACGTAGATCAGCGTGTTGGCCGTGCCGAGGTCGATGGAAATGTCGTTGGAGAAGATGCCGCGAAACTTCTTGAACATGAGGGATGCGCCGCGCGTCGACCTGGCTAAAAAGTAAGCGCGCCAGTCTAGTCAGCACAGGCCCGAACCGCAAGGATAGGAACGTTAAGAAATCCTTGTGCAACGGGACGATATGCTCATTTTCTGCCATCCATGGCGAACTTGTGGCCATGGCAGGAAGTCGCCATGGCAGGACGATGGCGTTACGATGGAACCTTTGGACGGCCCCCGGCATGCCGCGCTCGGGCCCTTCGGCCGTGTGCCACACGGCAATTTCCACCCCATCAAGGCCACGACACGACCATGCCTGCCGTTATCTGCGGATCGCTCGCCTACGACACCATCATGGTGTTCCAGGACCAGTTCAAGAACCACATCCTGCCGGACCAGATGCACATCTTGAACGTGTCGTTCCTGGTTCCGCGGATGCGTCGCGAGTTCGGCGGCTGCGCGGGCAACATCGCCTACAACCTGAAACTGCTCGGCGGCGACCCGCAGCCGGTAGCCGCGGTGGGCCAGGATTTTGCGCCGTATCGCGCACACCTGGAACAGTGCGGCATCCGCCTGGACAGCGTGCGCGTGTTCGAAGACCAGTTCACTCCGCAGTGCTTCATCACCACCGACCTGGACAACAACCAGATCACCGCCTTCCACCCCGGCGCCATGTCCAGCGCGCACGACAATCACGTGCGTGACATTCCCGGAATCGACTTCGCGATCGTGGCGCCCGACGGCCGCGAGGCGATGCTGCAGCACGTGGATGAATTCGCCGCACGCGGCGTGCCCTTCATTTTCGACCCGGGCCAGGCCATGCCGCTGTTCAACGGCGACGAATTCCGCTCGATGATCGAGAAGGCCACCTACGTCATCGTCAATGACTACGAGTCGCAGCTGCTGCAGGCCCGCACCGGCTGGAGCGCCGAGGAAATCGCGTCCAGGGTAAAGGCCTACGTGGTGACGCTGGGCCCACGCGGCTCGGTGATCCATGCCGACGGCACCTCGCACGAGATCCCGCCGGCACGCGAGCGGCGCATCGTCGACCCGACCGGCTGCGGCGACGCGTACCGCGCAGGCCTGATCTTCGGCATCATGAAGGGCTACGACTGGCCCACCGTGGGCCGCATGGCCTCGCTGATGGGCGCGCTGAAGGTGGAGCACCCGGGCACCCAGAACCAGCATTTCGATTACGCCCAGTTCGCCGCGGAATTCCTCGACCAGTTCGGCTACGCGCTGGCCTGACGCCGCCCGGAGAACCGCATGTCGCTCGCCGCGGATGTCGTGATCGCCATCGTCGCCCTGCTGCACCTGTGGTTCCTGGTGCTGGAAATGCTCCTGTGGAACCGGCCGACCGGACTGCGCGCTTTCGGCACTGACGCCGACTTCGCGGAACGCTCGAAAGCGCTGGCGGCCAACATGGGCCTGTACAACGGCTTCCTCGCCGCCGGCCTGGTCTGGGGCCTGCTGCTGGGCGCCGACGGTCGGCCGGAGAAACTGTTCTTCCTCGGTTGCGTGCTGGTCGCCGGCCTGTACGGCGGCCTCACCACCTCGCGCCGGGTGCTATGGATACAGGCCCTGCCGGCGGCCATCGCGCTGGCACTGCTGCTGGCATGAACCGGACCGAAGCCAGCATGCGCCAGCCCACCCGTGAGGCCGTCGGCAAGCGCTTCGACCCGGCCCTGATGCAGCAGGCCCGCGCCAAGAGCTGGGCCGCACTGCACGCCATCAGTGCGCGGATGCATCCGGGCATCAGCGAACCCGAGGCGCACGCCGAGGCCGACGCGGTGTTCCGCGCGCTAGGCGTCGAACGCCTGTGGCACCCGGTAATCATCCGGATCGGCGAAAACACCACCCGGACCTTCCGCCAGCGCTCGAAGCCGGATGTCCGCCTGGGTGAAAACGACAGTTACTTCATCGATCTCGGCCTGGTCTTCGACGGCCACGAGGGCGATGTCGGCGACACCTTCGTGACTGGCCGGGCGCCCGAACGCAAGGCCTGCGCCGAAGCCGCGCGCACGCTGTTCCACGAGGTCGCCGCCGCCTGGCGCGAGCGCGACCTGAGCGGACAGGCGCTGTACGCCTTTGCCGCCGAATGCGCCGAGGCCATGGGCTGGCGCCTCAACCATGCGATCAAGGGGCACCGCGTCGGCGATTTCCCGCACTCGATCCACAAGGCCGGCGACCTTGGCGACCTGGACAACCCGCCAGCGGACGGCCTGTGGATCCTGGAAATCCAGCTAGCCCACCCGAGCGAGCCGTTCGGCGCGTTCTTCGAGGACCTGCTGACGCGGCAGCCCCTGACTGACCCGCCTGCAACCTGAACGTCCTCGAAAAAGCCGCCCAGCCGAGTCCTGGCCGGCCTGCCGCGAACGCCCGAGTGCCCTGAAGCCCCACCACGACAGCACCTGCAGAGCCCACCGGCGCCCGGTCCGCCCTCTCGGCCCGGACCGTACCGGGCACCCGATCTGCCCGCGTGGAACACCCTCGCCTCAAGCGCTGCTACACTTATGGATCAGCTAAGCGAGGCAACCGGGCGAAACGACGCCTATTTCGCGCAGCTCGGCTGAT
This window of the Dyella sp. A6 genome carries:
- a CDS encoding M24 family metallopeptidase; the encoded protein is MRQPTREAVGKRFDPALMQQARAKSWAALHAISARMHPGISEPEAHAEADAVFRALGVERLWHPVIIRIGENTTRTFRQRSKPDVRLGENDSYFIDLGLVFDGHEGDVGDTFVTGRAPERKACAEAARTLFHEVAAAWRERDLSGQALYAFAAECAEAMGWRLNHAIKGHRVGDFPHSIHKAGDLGDLDNPPADGLWILEIQLAHPSEPFGAFFEDLLTRQPLTDPPAT
- a CDS encoding carbohydrate kinase family protein, which codes for MPAVICGSLAYDTIMVFQDQFKNHILPDQMHILNVSFLVPRMRREFGGCAGNIAYNLKLLGGDPQPVAAVGQDFAPYRAHLEQCGIRLDSVRVFEDQFTPQCFITTDLDNNQITAFHPGAMSSAHDNHVRDIPGIDFAIVAPDGREAMLQHVDEFAARGVPFIFDPGQAMPLFNGDEFRSMIEKATYVIVNDYESQLLQARTGWSAEEIASRVKAYVVTLGPRGSVIHADGTSHEIPPARERRIVDPTGCGDAYRAGLIFGIMKGYDWPTVGRMASLMGALKVEHPGTQNQHFDYAQFAAEFLDQFGYALA
- a CDS encoding DUF1304 domain-containing protein; this encodes MSLAADVVIAIVALLHLWFLVLEMLLWNRPTGLRAFGTDADFAERSKALAANMGLYNGFLAAGLVWGLLLGADGRPEKLFFLGCVLVAGLYGGLTTSRRVLWIQALPAAIALALLLA
- a CDS encoding rod shape-determining protein, translated to MFKKFRGIFSNDISIDLGTANTLIYVRGQGIILNEPSVVAIRQERGPGGPRAVAAVGGDAKRMLGRTPGNIATVRPMKDGVIADFTMTEAMLQHFIRQVHKSRMLRPSPRVLVCVPCGSTQVERRAIKESAEGAGARDVFLIEEPMAAAIGAGIPVHEARGSMVLDIGGGTSEVAVISLNGIVYSQSVRVGGDRFDEAIINYVRRNHGTLIGESTAERIKLEIGCAFPQADVKEIEISGRNLAEGVPRMFTINSNEILEALHEPLAGIVAAVKSALEQTPPELCSDVAERGIVLTGGGALLRDLDRLLSEETGLHVQVADDPLTCVARGGGKALELIDQHGSDFFAPE